A window from Planococcus maritimus encodes these proteins:
- a CDS encoding aminotransferase class I/II-fold pyridoxal phosphate-dependent enzyme: MSMKINKRAESIVFSGIRQFANQMIDYPDAVNLTVGQPDFPTPEAVKQAGIDAIRNNQTNYTHNAGVLELRQAIQSFFKDSYGLSYRTEDEIIVTNGASEGLDSVFRTILEEGDEVILPAPTYSGYAPLVELCGGKVVYLDTSESDFKPDPEALERLINDRTKAVLMNFPSNPTGITMTMEELSVLKEVFERHELYIVTDEIYSENTFGGAHCTFACFDSLRDQTVLIHGLSKSHSMTGWRIGYILGPAKLMEHVLKVHQYNAICASAPAQYAAIEALTNQRHVPAEMNKAYIERRDFVYGRLIEMGIDVIKPNGAFYIFPSIEKFGLPSYEFAIRLLKEGGVAAVPGSAFTEYGEGFLRISYAYSMPVLEQGMDRLEKFVSSLHEK, from the coding sequence ATGAGCATGAAAATTAATAAACGGGCGGAATCGATTGTCTTCTCGGGGATCCGTCAATTCGCCAATCAAATGATAGATTACCCGGATGCCGTTAACTTGACGGTCGGACAGCCAGATTTCCCGACTCCTGAGGCGGTTAAGCAAGCGGGCATCGATGCCATCCGCAATAACCAAACCAATTACACGCATAACGCCGGCGTCTTGGAGTTGCGTCAGGCCATCCAATCTTTTTTCAAAGATAGCTACGGCTTGTCGTACCGGACTGAAGACGAGATCATTGTGACGAATGGCGCGAGTGAGGGCTTGGACTCGGTGTTCCGTACGATTCTTGAAGAAGGCGATGAAGTCATCCTGCCGGCCCCGACCTACTCGGGCTATGCGCCTTTAGTGGAACTATGCGGCGGCAAAGTCGTCTACTTGGATACATCGGAAAGTGATTTTAAGCCGGATCCTGAAGCGCTTGAACGCTTGATCAACGATCGTACCAAAGCGGTATTGATGAATTTTCCGTCGAACCCGACAGGCATTACGATGACGATGGAAGAATTGTCCGTTTTAAAGGAAGTCTTTGAACGCCACGAATTGTACATCGTGACAGATGAGATCTACAGCGAAAATACATTCGGCGGCGCCCATTGCACATTTGCCTGCTTCGATAGCCTGCGTGATCAAACGGTGCTCATTCACGGCTTGTCGAAATCCCATTCGATGACAGGGTGGCGCATTGGCTATATTTTAGGTCCAGCGAAGTTGATGGAGCATGTCCTGAAAGTGCATCAATATAATGCCATCTGTGCTTCAGCCCCAGCGCAATATGCTGCGATTGAAGCGTTGACAAATCAGCGTCACGTACCTGCAGAGATGAACAAGGCCTATATCGAACGACGTGATTTTGTTTACGGACGCTTGATCGAAATGGGTATAGACGTCATTAAGCCAAATGGTGCTTTCTATATCTTCCCCTCGATTGAGAAATTCGGGCTGCCATCTTACGAATTCGCCATCCGTTTGTTGAAAGAAGGCGGAGTAGCGGCTGTTCCTGGCTCTGCTTTCACGGAATACGGAGAAGGGTTCTTGCGCATTTCCTATGCCTACAGCATGCCGGTCCTTGAACAAGGTATGGATCGTCTGGAGAAATTTGTGTCCTCTCTTCATGAAAAGTAA
- a CDS encoding FAD-binding oxidoreductase, whose translation MPITETTKWVEILSGRLNPGQVSTSEGECYRHSHDESDHAPVEPDLVCFPESTKDVQVVLAFAKEQQIPVTAFGAGSGLEGSAIPVQKGISLNFERMNQVFHFAPEDLLVTVQPGITRLALNRRINRQGLQFPIDPGADASIGGMAATNASGTTAVRYGVMRDQILDMEVVLANGSIIHTGTKAKKSSSGYSIGGLFVGSEGTLGIITEITLKLHAIPEHVIAASCTFDTPRECAEAANNVLLMGIPVQRMEFVDAQSIKKVNEYGGYGLPEKHSLFFEFAGLTQSASEDARIAEELMTDLGAQNWHVAVDAEERATIWKARHEMAYAYRHQPGVSVTGGDVCVPISKLPDLLEHGRKLIEASGLEGGLLGHIGDGNFHTCIVYDPESLEQKRVAFGINDQLAFRAIELGGTCTGEHGVGLGKQQFQKSEHGEALTLFKNVKQMLDPDNILNPGKIFA comes from the coding sequence ATGCCCATCACCGAAACCACTAAATGGGTCGAAATTCTTTCTGGCCGCTTGAATCCTGGCCAAGTATCCACAAGCGAAGGCGAATGCTATCGCCATAGCCACGATGAATCTGATCACGCACCTGTAGAACCAGACCTGGTATGCTTTCCTGAAAGCACAAAAGATGTCCAGGTAGTGCTTGCCTTTGCAAAAGAGCAACAAATCCCAGTTACCGCTTTCGGTGCAGGATCGGGGCTCGAAGGATCCGCCATCCCGGTTCAAAAAGGCATCTCGCTTAATTTCGAACGGATGAACCAAGTGTTTCATTTTGCTCCGGAAGATTTGCTCGTTACTGTTCAGCCGGGTATCACGCGCCTTGCCCTGAACCGGCGCATCAATCGGCAAGGTTTGCAGTTTCCCATTGATCCCGGAGCCGATGCATCGATCGGCGGCATGGCTGCGACCAACGCAAGCGGCACGACCGCTGTCCGATACGGCGTCATGCGCGACCAAATACTGGACATGGAAGTGGTGCTGGCAAACGGCAGCATCATCCACACCGGCACAAAAGCCAAGAAATCTTCTTCTGGCTATTCGATTGGCGGGTTGTTTGTCGGCTCTGAAGGAACGCTTGGCATCATCACCGAAATCACGTTAAAGCTCCACGCCATCCCGGAGCACGTTATCGCTGCCTCGTGCACCTTCGACACTCCACGTGAATGTGCCGAAGCGGCAAACAATGTGTTATTGATGGGCATTCCGGTTCAACGCATGGAATTCGTCGACGCCCAGAGCATCAAGAAAGTCAACGAATACGGCGGCTACGGCTTGCCCGAAAAGCATTCACTGTTTTTCGAGTTTGCTGGACTGACACAGTCGGCCAGTGAAGACGCGCGAATTGCAGAAGAGTTGATGACCGATCTTGGCGCACAGAATTGGCATGTCGCAGTCGATGCTGAAGAACGCGCGACTATTTGGAAAGCGCGTCACGAAATGGCCTACGCTTACCGCCACCAGCCTGGCGTATCCGTCACGGGCGGTGATGTCTGCGTGCCAATTTCCAAATTGCCGGATCTATTGGAGCACGGGCGCAAACTGATTGAGGCAAGCGGATTAGAAGGCGGTTTGCTCGGCCATATTGGCGATGGCAATTTTCATACATGCATCGTTTACGATCCTGAATCCCTAGAGCAAAAACGAGTGGCTTTTGGCATCAATGACCAACTGGCGTTTCGTGCCATCGAACTCGGTGGCACATGCACCGGTGAACACGGCGTTGGCCTCGGCAAGCAACAGTTTCAAAAAAGTGAACATGGCGAAGCCTTAACTCTTTTCAAAAACGTCAAGCAGATGCTCGACCCGGACAACATCTTGAACCCCGGCAAGATATTCGCTTAA
- a CDS encoding TRM11 family SAM-dependent methyltransferase, giving the protein MGGFLYTYAYHQDEKDLCQLEMRAFFGQDTDSKVIKSHRAIAPGRSPFIKERVELLFEGPDFAAIVKQAAQLDMEQATFKVIFPKINGLDATEQVSFEDKRDMERQIGFVIKGKANVHNPDMIFGLIPFEGCWHFGIYQLSESVWFKHQQKPREYSTALSTKTARAIANIAVPEPLGIKAIDPCCGIGTVLVEALSMGIDIVGRDINPLVVDGSRENIAHFGLSGSVDLGAIADIQEQYDVAIIDMPYNLYTHATPDEQQEILRHALPVTEKLLVVTIEPIDHMIEKAGFTIIDRCIAKKSLFLREILVCEKTKLQHATA; this is encoded by the coding sequence ATGGGCGGATTTTTATACACCTATGCTTATCATCAAGACGAAAAAGATTTATGCCAATTGGAAATGCGCGCATTTTTTGGACAGGATACGGATAGCAAAGTCATCAAAAGCCATCGTGCCATCGCGCCAGGCAGAAGTCCGTTCATCAAAGAGCGAGTCGAGCTATTGTTTGAAGGACCTGATTTTGCCGCTATCGTAAAACAAGCCGCACAACTGGATATGGAACAAGCAACATTCAAAGTGATTTTCCCAAAAATCAACGGTCTGGACGCAACTGAGCAAGTAAGCTTTGAAGACAAGCGCGACATGGAACGCCAAATCGGTTTTGTCATTAAAGGGAAAGCCAATGTCCACAATCCAGATATGATATTTGGCTTGATCCCCTTTGAGGGCTGCTGGCATTTTGGCATCTACCAATTGAGTGAATCGGTATGGTTTAAACACCAGCAAAAACCGCGTGAATATTCAACAGCGCTCAGCACAAAAACCGCACGGGCGATTGCCAATATTGCCGTTCCAGAACCGCTAGGCATCAAAGCAATTGACCCCTGCTGCGGCATCGGAACCGTACTGGTCGAAGCGCTATCTATGGGCATCGATATTGTCGGACGTGACATCAATCCGCTTGTTGTCGACGGCTCGCGGGAAAACATCGCCCATTTTGGCTTGTCCGGTTCGGTCGATTTAGGTGCCATCGCCGACATTCAAGAGCAATACGATGTCGCGATTATCGATATGCCTTATAACCTATACACACATGCCACTCCCGATGAACAACAAGAGATTCTTCGCCATGCCTTGCCGGTCACAGAAAAACTGCTGGTGGTCACCATCGAGCCGATCGACCACATGATAGAAAAAGCGGGATTCACAATTATCGACCGCTGCATTGCCAAAAAATCGCTGTTCTTACGTGAAATTCTCGTTTGCGAGAAAACTAAGCTGCAGCATGCAACTGCATGA
- a CDS encoding TRAP transporter large permease yields the protein MTIALLFGTLFICLLIGVPIAISLGVSALTAIYFGTTMPLSIITQKAFTSLDSFPLLAIPFFMLAGVLMGKGGVSKRLLNLASAMVGWMTGGLSMVTIVACMFFAAISGSGPATVAAIGGFMIPAMVARKYSGGFASAIAASAGSIGVMIPPSIPFVLYGVIGSVSVGSMFLAGILPGLLVGAALMLTAYVISKKRGYRPEPGKESEFHLKDVGTAFWDAKWALLIPVIILGGIYGGVFSPTEAAVVAVVYAIIIGKFVYKELTWKGLYESFRETIVINATTMIIIGLSVSFAYFMTIQQIPGEISDYLTALSTNPFVILLAINVLLLVVGMFIDTISALVVLTPILLPIVTEVGVDPVHFGVVLVANLAIGFVTPPLGVNLFVASSVGGVKFERIAYAVLPFLFTMIVCLLVITFVPQLSLWLPGLYE from the coding sequence ATGACGATTGCCCTGTTATTCGGTACCTTATTTATTTGTTTATTGATCGGTGTGCCAATTGCCATCTCGCTCGGAGTATCTGCACTGACGGCCATTTATTTTGGTACGACGATGCCGCTGAGCATTATTACGCAAAAAGCGTTCACTTCGCTTGATTCCTTCCCGCTGCTTGCGATTCCGTTTTTCATGCTTGCGGGCGTATTAATGGGCAAGGGCGGCGTTTCGAAACGCTTACTAAACCTCGCTTCTGCGATGGTCGGCTGGATGACCGGCGGGCTTAGTATGGTAACCATTGTTGCCTGCATGTTCTTCGCCGCGATATCCGGTTCTGGCCCAGCAACAGTTGCGGCAATTGGCGGCTTCATGATTCCGGCGATGGTTGCGCGCAAATATAGCGGCGGGTTTGCTTCTGCCATAGCGGCCTCTGCTGGTTCGATTGGCGTCATGATTCCGCCAAGTATTCCGTTCGTTTTGTATGGCGTCATCGGCAGCGTGTCCGTCGGCAGCATGTTCCTGGCCGGAATCTTGCCAGGGTTATTAGTCGGTGCAGCACTCATGCTGACAGCTTATGTGATCTCGAAAAAACGCGGCTATAGACCGGAACCCGGCAAAGAATCGGAATTCCATTTGAAGGATGTCGGAACGGCATTTTGGGACGCTAAATGGGCGCTGCTCATTCCAGTCATCATCCTTGGCGGCATTTACGGAGGGGTCTTCTCTCCGACAGAAGCGGCAGTCGTCGCTGTAGTTTATGCCATTATTATCGGGAAATTCGTTTACAAGGAACTGACTTGGAAAGGACTATACGAAAGTTTCCGCGAAACGATCGTCATCAATGCCACGACGATGATCATTATCGGCTTATCAGTGTCTTTCGCTTATTTTATGACCATCCAGCAAATTCCGGGAGAGATTTCCGATTATTTAACGGCGTTATCAACCAATCCATTCGTTATTTTGCTCGCAATTAATGTATTATTGCTCGTAGTGGGCATGTTTATCGATACGATTTCAGCACTCGTTGTATTGACGCCAATCCTGCTGCCGATCGTCACGGAAGTGGGCGTAGATCCTGTCCATTTCGGTGTAGTGCTCGTCGCGAACTTGGCTATCGGTTTTGTCACCCCTCCGCTCGGCGTCAATTTGTTTGTCGCTTCGAGTGTTGGGGGAGTCAAGTTCGAGCGAATCGCTTATGCGGTCCTGCCGTTCTTGTTCACGATGATTGTGTGCCTATTGGTCATCACTTTCGTCCCGCAGCTTTCCTTGTGGTTGCCAGGGCTTTATGAATAA
- a CDS encoding DctP family TRAP transporter solute-binding subunit: MKKLTGLILLMLVLILAACGRPDSGSSSDGEGGEGETYTIRLAHLVPEEQSSHVAAVDFKEKLEAESDGRLKVELYPNGQLYGSDREAIEAVQLGNIEMTIPAVAAMASFNEKFQVFDLPFLFNNNEAAYKALDGDLGQELMADLESNGLKGLVFGENGFRHVSNNEGPIEKPEDMEGLKMRTLESPLHTDTFNAFGANASPFAFGELYTALQQGTYDAMDCPISLYYTNKFYEVQDYLTLTGHVYAATSLLMNDDFYNDLPEDLQELLMEASEDFRTQQRELAQQQDTEFMDQLEAEGMQINDLTDEQRDAFREAAAPVYEKYEGQIGADLIDRALEANN; the protein is encoded by the coding sequence ATGAAAAAACTTACTGGACTTATTTTACTGATGCTTGTATTAATCCTTGCCGCTTGCGGACGCCCGGATAGTGGCAGTTCGTCAGACGGCGAAGGGGGAGAAGGCGAAACGTATACAATCCGTCTCGCCCATTTAGTACCGGAAGAGCAGTCATCACACGTAGCAGCAGTCGATTTCAAAGAAAAGCTAGAAGCCGAATCGGATGGCCGCTTGAAAGTGGAACTATACCCGAATGGTCAGCTTTATGGTTCAGATCGTGAAGCGATCGAAGCCGTACAGCTCGGCAATATTGAAATGACCATTCCGGCAGTAGCGGCGATGGCGTCGTTCAACGAAAAATTCCAAGTTTTCGATTTGCCTTTCTTGTTCAATAACAACGAAGCGGCGTATAAAGCGCTTGATGGGGATTTGGGCCAGGAATTGATGGCTGATTTGGAAAGCAATGGCTTGAAAGGGCTAGTGTTCGGGGAAAACGGCTTCCGCCACGTGTCCAATAACGAAGGGCCGATTGAAAAACCGGAAGATATGGAAGGGTTGAAGATGCGCACACTTGAAAGCCCACTCCACACCGATACATTCAATGCATTCGGTGCCAACGCCTCGCCATTTGCATTCGGCGAATTATACACAGCCTTGCAGCAAGGGACATACGATGCAATGGATTGCCCGATTTCGCTTTATTACACGAATAAATTTTATGAAGTTCAGGATTATCTGACATTGACAGGCCATGTTTATGCAGCGACTTCTCTTCTCATGAACGATGATTTCTACAATGACTTGCCGGAAGATCTGCAAGAATTGTTGATGGAGGCGTCTGAAGACTTCCGGACTCAACAGCGGGAACTTGCCCAGCAGCAGGACACTGAGTTCATGGACCAATTAGAAGCAGAGGGCATGCAGATCAACGACTTGACTGATGAACAGCGCGACGCATTCCGCGAAGCAGCAGCACCGGTTTACGAAAAATACGAAGGCCAAATCGGCGCGGACTTGATCGACCGTGCGCTTGAGGCAAATAACTAA
- a CDS encoding aspartate kinase — translation MKVCKFGGTSVASAQQIKKVASIIQADPARRIVVVSAPGKRHSGDVKVTDLLIRLASAALLGDAIQQPLQAVIDRYTEIADELGLDREIIDIIRADLTERLRADSGQHDLYIDSIKAAGEDNSAKLIAAYFTSIGMQAEYVNPHTAGLFVNNPPERAQALSESYSQLAALAEKPSITVFPGFFAYTKSGMLRTFDRGGSDITGSILAAAVKAELYENFTDVDCVFAANPQVVDNPVEIEQMTYREMRELSYAGFAVLHDEALMPAYRASVPLCIRNTNNPSAPGTMIVAERASSPRPVTGISADSGFSTLYVGKYLMNREVGFGRKLLQILEEEEISYEHIPSGIDNLSVILRSHQLDDAKEQRIIERVKNELQADDVHIRNDFSMIVLVGEGMHNNKGLTARAAAAFARTDVNIEMINQGSSEVSLVFGILKEDEGKILNELYKEFFAPALVG, via the coding sequence ATGAAAGTATGCAAATTCGGTGGAACTTCAGTCGCTAGCGCACAGCAAATCAAAAAAGTCGCAAGCATCATCCAAGCAGACCCGGCACGCCGGATAGTGGTCGTCTCAGCTCCAGGCAAACGCCACAGCGGAGACGTAAAAGTGACCGACCTGCTCATCCGGCTTGCGTCCGCCGCATTATTAGGTGACGCCATTCAACAGCCCCTGCAGGCAGTCATCGACCGTTATACGGAAATCGCGGATGAACTCGGGCTCGACCGGGAGATTATCGACATCATCCGTGCCGACCTCACAGAGCGCCTGCGCGCAGACAGCGGCCAGCATGATTTGTATATCGATTCGATCAAAGCGGCAGGAGAAGACAATTCAGCGAAATTGATCGCTGCCTATTTCACTTCCATCGGAATGCAGGCGGAGTACGTCAATCCGCACACAGCTGGATTGTTCGTCAACAACCCGCCAGAACGCGCCCAAGCTTTGTCCGAATCTTACAGCCAGCTGGCGGCGTTAGCGGAAAAGCCATCGATTACGGTCTTCCCCGGATTCTTTGCTTACACGAAATCCGGAATGCTTCGCACATTCGACCGAGGCGGTTCCGACATCACAGGGTCCATCCTTGCAGCAGCCGTCAAGGCCGAGCTCTATGAGAATTTCACCGATGTCGATTGCGTCTTTGCCGCCAACCCCCAAGTTGTCGATAACCCCGTAGAAATCGAACAGATGACATACCGCGAAATGCGCGAGCTGTCCTATGCCGGTTTTGCCGTCCTTCACGACGAAGCCTTGATGCCTGCGTACCGGGCCTCCGTGCCTTTGTGCATCCGCAATACCAATAATCCTTCTGCACCAGGAACGATGATTGTAGCCGAGCGCGCCAGTTCACCACGCCCCGTCACTGGAATTTCTGCGGATAGCGGCTTTTCGACCTTATATGTCGGCAAATATTTAATGAACCGGGAAGTCGGATTCGGCCGCAAGCTTTTGCAAATCTTAGAAGAAGAAGAGATTTCCTATGAACACATCCCATCTGGAATCGATAACCTATCCGTCATCCTCAGAAGCCATCAACTTGATGATGCAAAAGAACAGCGCATCATCGAACGGGTGAAAAACGAACTCCAGGCGGACGATGTCCACATCCGCAACGATTTCTCCATGATCGTATTGGTGGGCGAAGGCATGCACAATAATAAAGGCTTGACCGCCCGTGCAGCTGCTGCGTTTGCACGTACCGATGTCAATATCGAAATGATTAACCAAGGTTCTTCTGAAGTCAGTTTGGTATTTGGCATCTTGAAAGAAGACGAGGGAAAAATCCTCAATGAATTGTACAAAGAATTTTTCGCTCCGGCGCTTGTCGGATAG
- a CDS encoding GntR family transcriptional regulator has translation MRKIVKQPTLAEQAYEAIKKMIITGELKPGDELPEEKLAAELGISRTPLREALKRLAVDALIELRKTKPALVARFTHQDVKEIMELRRLLEIYGIEGLSKADQQHVLKELRYAHERQWEAIQAHDFAEFMDWDQWFHDQFYENHPNQRLRELIHTVNTGGSRAFLLLSKKVFDSAVIAHGEHGAIIEALEQGDLEKTKKHLAAHLDNIEDRLLKYISQEEL, from the coding sequence ATGAGAAAAATCGTCAAGCAGCCGACATTAGCGGAACAGGCATATGAAGCTATCAAAAAAATGATCATCACTGGAGAATTGAAGCCAGGAGACGAACTACCGGAAGAAAAGCTCGCAGCAGAGCTAGGGATCAGCCGAACGCCACTGCGGGAGGCACTGAAAAGACTCGCTGTTGATGCGCTTATCGAGTTAAGAAAAACAAAACCGGCGCTTGTCGCCAGATTTACCCACCAGGACGTCAAGGAAATCATGGAGCTCAGGAGATTGCTTGAGATTTACGGAATTGAAGGGTTATCGAAAGCAGATCAACAGCATGTCTTAAAAGAATTACGCTATGCCCATGAGCGTCAATGGGAAGCGATTCAAGCGCATGATTTTGCGGAATTCATGGATTGGGATCAATGGTTCCACGATCAATTTTATGAAAACCACCCAAACCAGCGTTTACGGGAATTGATCCACACCGTCAATACAGGAGGCAGCCGCGCCTTTTTACTGCTATCCAAGAAAGTATTCGATAGTGCCGTGATTGCTCACGGGGAACACGGTGCCATCATTGAAGCATTAGAGCAAGGAGATTTAGAGAAGACGAAAAAACACTTGGCTGCCCATCTCGACAATATCGAGGACAGGCTGCTGAAATACATTTCACAGGAGGAACTATGA
- a CDS encoding cupin domain-containing protein produces the protein MQNVQVFHFEDNGVIPNNPRLPVVFYTAAFKDNLERIQQVFEKHGWGNSWQGGVFDFHHYHSNTHEVLGVMSGSARLQLGGESGQNVEVAAGDVCVFPAGTGHKRLSASEDFLIVGAYPGGVEYNLKTGELGERPYVLEDILNTPLPKTDPVYGDAGPLFSAWNI, from the coding sequence ATGCAAAATGTGCAGGTTTTTCATTTTGAAGATAATGGCGTCATCCCGAATAACCCCAGGCTACCGGTTGTCTTTTACACTGCCGCTTTCAAAGACAATCTCGAACGGATCCAACAGGTCTTCGAAAAGCATGGCTGGGGCAATAGCTGGCAAGGCGGCGTGTTCGATTTTCATCATTACCACAGCAACACACACGAAGTGCTCGGTGTGATGAGCGGTTCGGCGCGTCTGCAGCTAGGCGGCGAAAGTGGGCAGAACGTGGAAGTGGCCGCGGGGGATGTCTGTGTTTTTCCGGCCGGTACGGGCCATAAACGCTTATCGGCTAGTGAGGATTTCCTCATTGTGGGGGCATATCCTGGCGGTGTGGAATACAACTTGAAGACCGGTGAACTGGGCGAGCGCCCTTATGTGCTAGAAGATATTCTCAACACGCCACTTCCTAAGACCGATCCGGTTTACGGTGACGCGGGGCCGTTGTTTTCAGCGTGGAATATATAA
- a CDS encoding TRAP transporter small permease, producing MIKKFAKAEEALLVLTLVAMVALIFGQVVGRYVFSNAPSWTEEMARYIHIFQVWIGASYAVKLREHIRVEAFITRFHGLARKILETISLLIWFAMALFLAYFGTMLVMQSLSNGQVTPAMQLPMWIPFLAIPIGGIGMCIRLIVQLRQIWKGDYEMHKDGGVQA from the coding sequence ATGATAAAGAAATTCGCGAAAGCAGAAGAAGCATTATTGGTGCTGACGCTGGTTGCGATGGTCGCCTTGATATTTGGCCAAGTGGTCGGCCGCTACGTATTTTCCAATGCACCGAGCTGGACAGAGGAAATGGCACGCTACATCCACATTTTCCAAGTGTGGATCGGTGCAAGTTACGCAGTGAAACTGCGCGAGCATATCCGTGTGGAAGCGTTCATAACCCGCTTTCATGGACTTGCCAGAAAAATCTTGGAAACCATTTCATTATTGATTTGGTTTGCGATGGCGTTATTCCTAGCTTATTTCGGGACCATGTTGGTCATGCAAAGCTTATCAAACGGCCAAGTCACGCCGGCTATGCAATTGCCGATGTGGATCCCGTTCCTGGCGATTCCAATCGGCGGCATCGGCATGTGCATCCGCTTGATCGTGCAATTGCGCCAAATTTGGAAAGGCGATTACGAAATGCATAAAGACGGGGGTGTCCAGGCATGA
- a CDS encoding M20/M25/M40 family metallo-hydrolase: MERFWDTPEKLEDLLCELVSWESIYLTQGEAEFPVKLKGLMGELDYFKQYPDQLTLGEVNWGRTFLTALYKHEEAVDTVVLISHFDTVSTEDYGVLRPLASSPRLLTRALHDRKEMLSAEALADLESGNYLFGRGTMDMKAGLALHMSLIEKASVEQWPINLVLLTVPDEEVNSNGMRHAVPYLLEMAETHGLNYSLFLNGEPVFAQDPKESDFKVYSGSIGKIMPSALFYGKETHVGEPLSGLTSNYMASYLTQEMSWNPKFRETLYGETSPLPVTVLQRDVKMEYSAQTPYRAVSMYNVFLLERNAEETMQMFEETARQALHKMSRDYNEMCKREEIEPVNEVKVFRFEELKEYALEKLGEKAVEQIMSNVTEDVDHDVREQSHAITDQLLIQCHELTPAVILLFAPPYYPPVNSSESELVKKCIQQVQETALERFDLEVKQGHYFNGISDLSYVNFQDQNEGWQTYEQNTPVYNRSYSVPFEAMNKLQAPVLNVGPFGRDAHQRTERLNRKSAFEELPVLLEDLLLSQFTPLVSKK; the protein is encoded by the coding sequence ATGGAGCGTTTTTGGGATACACCGGAGAAACTAGAGGATCTATTATGTGAATTAGTCAGTTGGGAAAGCATTTATTTAACACAAGGGGAAGCAGAATTTCCAGTGAAGTTAAAAGGCTTAATGGGGGAACTCGATTATTTCAAGCAGTATCCCGATCAATTGACCTTGGGTGAAGTGAACTGGGGCCGGACGTTCTTAACGGCGCTTTATAAACATGAAGAAGCGGTGGATACAGTCGTCTTGATCAGTCATTTTGATACCGTTTCAACAGAAGATTACGGCGTATTGCGGCCGCTTGCCTCAAGCCCACGCTTATTGACACGTGCGCTTCATGACCGAAAGGAAATGCTCAGCGCGGAGGCACTGGCTGATTTGGAATCCGGCAATTATTTGTTCGGTCGGGGAACGATGGACATGAAAGCCGGGCTCGCTTTGCATATGTCTTTGATCGAGAAAGCTTCCGTTGAACAATGGCCAATCAACCTTGTCTTGTTGACGGTGCCGGATGAAGAAGTCAATTCCAATGGCATGCGCCACGCAGTCCCTTACCTTTTGGAAATGGCTGAAACACATGGCTTGAACTATTCGTTGTTCTTGAATGGAGAACCGGTCTTTGCTCAAGATCCGAAAGAAAGCGATTTTAAAGTATACAGTGGGAGTATCGGGAAAATCATGCCAAGTGCTTTGTTTTATGGCAAAGAAACACATGTCGGCGAACCACTCAGCGGCTTGACATCGAATTATATGGCTTCGTATCTAACTCAAGAAATGAGCTGGAATCCGAAATTCCGGGAAACACTTTACGGTGAAACATCGCCGTTGCCGGTCACGGTGCTGCAGCGTGACGTGAAGATGGAGTATTCAGCCCAGACACCATATCGTGCTGTATCGATGTATAATGTCTTCCTGCTAGAACGCAATGCAGAAGAAACGATGCAAATGTTTGAAGAAACGGCGCGCCAAGCCCTTCACAAGATGAGTCGGGATTATAACGAGATGTGCAAGCGTGAAGAAATTGAGCCGGTCAACGAAGTGAAAGTTTTCCGCTTCGAAGAGCTGAAAGAATACGCGCTTGAAAAATTAGGAGAAAAAGCGGTTGAGCAAATTATGTCGAATGTGACAGAAGATGTCGATCACGATGTGCGGGAACAGTCCCATGCCATTACGGATCAATTATTAATCCAGTGCCACGAACTGACACCTGCCGTGATTTTATTGTTTGCGCCGCCTTATTACCCGCCGGTCAATTCGAGCGAATCAGAACTCGTCAAGAAATGCATACAGCAAGTGCAGGAAACAGCCCTTGAACGATTTGACCTTGAAGTGAAACAAGGACATTATTTCAATGGTATTTCCGATCTGAGCTATGTTAATTTTCAGGACCAAAACGAAGGCTGGCAGACGTATGAACAAAACACGCCAGTTTACAACAGAAGCTATAGTGTGCCATTCGAAGCGATGAACAAACTCCAGGCACCGGTATTGAATGTTGGGCCGTTCGGGCGTGATGCACACCAGCGTACGGAACGACTAAACCGCAAGAGCGCATTTGAGGAATTGCCTGTTTTGCTGGAAGATTTGTTGTTGTCGCAGTTTACGCCATTAGTGTCGAAGAAGTAA